Genomic segment of Apostichopus japonicus isolate 1M-3 chromosome 8, ASM3797524v1, whole genome shotgun sequence:
GGCAGACACTTTGAAATAGCTGTACTTTTACATGGCCTATATGCTATTGCAGAGGTGACATGTAGATCCTAAAAATTGCCCAAATTCTCCCGATTAGTCCTGAATTTCCTGATTTCTGATAATGAAACTTTTCAATGGAAACAAAGTCAATATCATACTTTCAGTCTGGTTTTAATTGCTTTGGAATGGGTATGGAACAAGACAACATAATAAACATTGATTTCTCACACtaaaatgtacacaaaattATCACTTTATGCATAAAACTTCCTTAAGCAAATCTGTCTTTCTCATTTTCTCAGGTTTTTATCAaccaaaacaattaaatataaGCTGTGCCTTATTTGCAAGGCAGTTGGCTAAATAACAGAAATGTGTTGTGTTATTCGCCAGGTAATAAGGACTAATACTACAATTCGTCAAGCTGCTGGGTGAATAAGGAAACGTTTGATGCTATTTGCCATGTGAATAACATGAGAGTTGTTCTTATTCACCCAGCAGCTGGACAAACTTGAAATATCTGGAACACTGTAATGTTTTAGAATTGTGGATGTGGTGTATCTTCTACAGTACAACATGCCAAGTGTTGTTTTGGATAGAACATTGAGCAAGTTAAGGagtattagctcagtggttaacgccagtgcctttcaatcataatgtcccaagttcgagtcactccaagattaatgtatgtcgtccagttaaagAGATGTTTACAATTgtcaattcataatcatggacgttaaatatgagtCTAAgtgactgacttcggtcagcttgcagctttgataagccaatgaggcttcttcgcgagttcctgcttgcagaatctaaaatacatacatacaagttcTTTGAAGGACTGCCTGTTGTTTACTACAGTTTCAAAAAGGGGAATGTTTATACCAATCACATTGAACCCCCAATAAGCTGAATCCCCAACTGTGGCAAATGTGTACCCTGCCCCTAGATTGGTGAATTAACTGCTGGACAAATAGTGAGGTAATAGTACATTGTTTTTTTGCCTGGCTGTCAGACGAATAGTCACAATGATTCAAATTGCTCATCATGCTTTGCTGCTGATAATACTAACTACCAATCCTAATAGAATTATTGGCCTAACTTTTGAATcagtaccatatgaatgggaaagcttacttcgaatcggcagaataaggttaggggttaggaagtagggttaggggttaggaattagggttaggaagtagggaatagggttagggagtagggttaggaagaaaggttaggggttaggaagtagggtcgaATGGTAcagattctaaattagtaccaaaTTATTGAATAAGTCCAAACTCATGGAACAATAAATTAACCACATGGCAGATAATCCAACTTCATGTTTCAATATTACAACTGCACAGTCCGTATGTATGATTGCACCAACGTATTATACGCTAGCTTTAGTTGCAACACATAATGTCCTAGTTTCGCGAATCTCCGGGCGCGGCTATCGAAAAATTGTTTCACTTACCCACACCAAAATCACCTATGACCAAAATTTTATACAAATGTTCTGTGACATCTGCTTCGTTTGAAGTCATCGCCCGTAGCTGTTTATCATcgcaaaaataaaacaatcaatgaaaatttaaatatcCGACGGACAGCGCGTTACAGGTGACATTGGGTGATGGCCGTGATTATTGTTTACAATGGGAGTCACAAGCCGGAAGTTTAAAGTCATCTCATGACTATTGCGCAATCACATCATGGCAACACTGTGAACAGAGGCGGCGGAATATGCATTGGGCCTCGAAGGTAAAGAAAGGCCGTGACATgcagaaatgaaacatttgaaaatttgctgttCATGATGCAGGAAACCTTTCAACACTTGTATCGCATTATTAGTTGATCTGACGTAAAGAAAGTTTACgacaaaatttgttttcaaaagaaGACCATTGGCAACAGGCTGACAGGATCATCTGTTTGTTCACAATAATGTATGGTACATTCATAGCAACCAAAGTTTGAACAGTGGTGggcacaggatttcaaaagtgGGGAAGGGAGGTGGAAGAAATCCACAATTCCCAGAGGTTTATTGGCCATGTCTAATCATCAAGTTATTCCCATAAAGAAGTGCCTATTATTACTGAACCTAACCATTTCTCTTTAATAAAAAGGTGATTCGGGTGGCAAACTATTGGTCGGTGGAAACTTGGAAAATTGTATGGGGCCTCAGAGAAATAATAATTCTAAGAATGAGGCCTACCCGTATTAGCGTTTGAGAGTGGGTTTTGAGGGGTGGGAGAGAtaagggggggttgattgtgtaaCCCTATTACATATAGAGTATAGGCATGCCATTGGCTATGTTTCTTatcagtttaaaaaaataattgtgtTGACTTAAAAATATACAcacaaattgaaagaaagatGTTTCTATTgcggggtgggcaacctacggcccgcgggccacatgcggcccgccagtgattatTTTGcagcccgtgagatgtctcaagaaaaagaaaaaaattcaatctattttacatcatcacaaaaacgagctagctgcttagaatttattggCACtaacagacctgtcaacctgtttgacccctaaatagggagaataacattttcagggccaaaaaatagggagaacaaggggaaaatagggaggttggtaatcatcaactgaaatgatataaatactcctaaataagtatagtctacttatgcaatacaatgagagaatcatccaatcagtgtttcttgttgtagtttacagcagctcgcttcgctttctacagggtttctttagtaggcttccatttgaaacagggaacagtggcCTCTGGAtactgtgacttcatggctagtatgctagatagagtccaatcaagcttgagacttgaccgactgtctgtcttgttcttgcgaactacactgaatagccttccctgttcagcgttactgtgggGAATAAGCATAGGACtaaattgttggctattttcagaaatgtcacaagtgatgaaacattaataagtcgggagaatagaatatgaaactgGGAGATTCGCGTAAAAACCGTGAGTCTCCTGGTAAAACCGGGAGTGTTGACGGgtctgcactaatgatgctgtcaggtaggcctattatccccattaattatcaactgtactgtattgacattatgttttgtgaatacagattaagtacacacacctattgcttgaaagtcctcggaatcaaaggtttgaaatcaacagcagatcgttggttaggtgcggcccggtcaatttttcaccccttatatctggcccattcattcaaaaaggatGCCCACCCCTGTTCTATTGGTAAGAAAGGGGATGGAAACAAAATGGGAATTATTGAAACGCACGTCAGACAAAAGAATACAAATGAGGCAATTGGATGTTTTAATCCGTCAATAGGTGGTGAATCTATTTGCAGAGTTGCATACACCTGCTTCTAACTGGTATGAACCTGGTATGATTATCACAATGCACTAATTTCATGATTCTTAACAAACAATAACCCACCCAATTACCACATTTGGTCTTTTATGAAGatcatttaaaaaacaaaacaatttcacaACCTTTTCATCAACAGAGAAATGTTAACTATTCTGTATCTGGCAATATTGACATATTGTAGTCATGGTGATTGTGTGTTTGACTACTATACAATATCCAATACCTTGGTAACATCGACATCCTAAATGACGTTACCAGGATGCAACCTTTGGAACTCCATACCAATTTACAAAAGacaattttaaatgttaaatatgtaCACTTGGAAAGACTATAATCATTGTAACagatggtaaaataataacatgtcTATTATGTAGAGACATAGACCAAAGGAATGGTAAATCAGAGTTTAATGTTTGGCTGCCAGGCGGCTTTATGACAATTAATTCTATCAATTGTACTTTTCAACTGATCCTACTACAACACCATCATATCAACTTAATGAGTAAATAATCTCCTACTTTTACTTCATTCTGAAAATTTTCATCACATCAATGTACTTTTTCACTTTATCAGCTAAACGTAAAAATAACTTTTTCCTTGAAATGATTCCTAATGAACCTCATTGTTTGGAATTAAAGTATTGAAAATTATTACATATGAAAGATTTACCTCAAAACAATGGAAtatgtaacaacaacaacaaccatgTCTCCCAAACACCAACATAGGTTCTTACTTTGTTGTAAACAACAATTGGTGAAAATAAGCAGTTTTTGGATCAAAATTAAGTACAGGTAACACAATAGCCGTGCCTTCGCATAGTGTGAGCAATTATCATAATACATGATATTTGTGTACAGAAGAGCGCTAAAGGTTTAAAAGGTGCTAATATTCCAACTGAATAGAGGAGAAAGGGAAAGGGGGAAGCTCCCTGCACATCGCACTCAACAATTCATATTGAAGAATATATTCCGTAAATttcaaaccccccccccttccaaaaaaaaaacaaacaaacaatatctATCAAAACAATTGTCTATAGGCAGTATAAAAGTAAAATCAACAATGGAAAGCAGACTAGGAAATTATTACAAAAGAATTTAAAGAACAAAGTCCTTTAGCAGACCAGGATAAAAACCAGTGACCTCAGGATTAAAAGATCCTCTGTTCTACCGACTGAGCAAATACAGCCCTTATTTAATGGAGATAAATCATTTATATTCTGGAGTGTGCCAGTCAGAATAAAAGGTTACCTCGCACACCATATGGCATCTAACCAGGGACCACACCAGTCCAGAGGCATAGCTGTGAGACTTCTTTCTTTAGGGGGCCCAATGCTATTTGGAAGGAGGGGCAGGCAGAAAAAAAAGTCTGACAAATTCTGGGTTGTAAAAACTGGAAAGCAGCAGGGAATCCCATTTTGGCTCTGTCAAACCATTTTGTCTTACAGCTACGAAGACGTAGACACTTTCTGTTTGAATATTCCTATCACAATTTCATCTCttgttgtatatttattttggaaattctacACTTTTCTCAGAAAAGAAgttaatatatcaatatacCCAAACATTACTAATTTACAATCTAAAGGGAAGACATtttactgcaattttttttcctcAAGAATATCAGCACCATATTTTCCAACAACAAGTAATATTTTATCTTATATTCATAAGAAACAGACAAATACACCTATTCTTTCTTGCACGTACACTATTTACACAAACATAGATTGTTCGTCTGTATCCCTATGGGGACATGAGTATCACATTGTACGTGTGAAATGTGAAGGGTGTAAACCTCACGcaggctttaaaaaaaaactcatatcGTAGCATAATGATCACTTTGTGagaaatatatatcaacatttttcCTCCCTTAACAGAGAATTGAATTTATGATCAAATAAATGTCAATGCAGAATTTCCTGGATGCATTCTGGTTCAGTTACCACTGAATTTGATTTGACACTTTGTCATTGAtagatatatgaatatatatgaatatatatatatatatatatatatatatatataagcttcAGCACTGATGACACCCACAGTACTGACACCATAGTTCACACAATGTTTAAGGAGTGAGTGCATACACTGCAGTATCATTTGAAGTGAATGACATGACTTGAACTTTTAGACCAGGCAAGCATGGGAGAAGAACTTGTATCTTTTGAGGGAGGTGAGAAGGGATCAAGATTTTTTTATCggaaaatgttaatgaaatgccATGCTTATTTAGTAACAGTATCCTACGATTGGTTTGTGTACCCGCACTAGTGCGCTTAACAAAGTCTGCAACACTGCAAGTCAATACTGACCATAATTCATGAACAAAATTGATTATGAAACCTGCCCGATCTTACCATCAATAAGAACACAAGGtggttgaaaaaaaatgttaaaaaacccTGTAGATATGACTACCATCAGTAAATCCTTTGCTAAAAGTCACAATATTGTTGCATAACACAGAGGTGAAAACACTTACTAATACATTGTTGATTAAACTGTACTACAAAGCCTCAATCACAGGCAACcagaaaatgataaaatcattttatttgataAGTAGACGTGGTCTCCCTTTCCCTGCTCCTGCATTTAGATCGATCATTTCTAAAACATTGTTAGTCATGTCAGACAAATTTACacatatttcttttcaataaaCTAATTGATTGCTTactatttcaaatatttaaggACAACACAGTCAGCATGCCGACTACAAACATGACAGTAACACTATTACACTTTAAGTGAATTTGGGCTTCTGAGTTTGGGATAATACGTCTTTTTACATGATGAAACATCCAAACACGATAATTACTGTCGAATGTCTTTATGAGTCATAtgttgtctgtctctctctctatatatatttccCCCTTCATTTCCCCTTCATTTTCTACGACACAATTTCCAATTACAACTACCAGAAAAGCTGCTGAATATATTGTGAGTAGACAAATGTTTCTCGGTTTCAACTGTTATAAAGTGTAATAATTACTTCATGTGTAGCAAAAAAATAATGTGTTTGATGAAATAACTTTTAGCTCAAGGGCTACCAAACTGAGAGTAATTTTAAGTAtgatttattgttgtttttttattaatacTTACCACAGAATATTAACATATGGCAATGTAATCAATCCACTACTGTAGTGACAAACTTAAtacatttcttcttcttatacTGTCTTgtactttctttttctctcaaaactcttaaattaaatttaaattaatgaatAGTAAGTTAAAGCTTTTCCTCTATTTACCATTCCTGTGAATACAGCCTGGACGATCATGTAATAATAGACTACAGTAATGGTTAAAACTGATGTatgttagtaaaaaaaaaaacttgattcTGCCCAAAAATGACATCAAAAGCAGCCCCTCGACGAGGCCTTCTTGAAAGTCTGTTCTGTGAAAATATTGACAGCCTTACCATCGCGAGACTATCCTCTCGGGTAGATTCAATTACTGATGAGATTTCAAAGGTGTGATTGATATGTAGCTCATTGTATTTTTGGCGGggctgtttcattttttctgGGATATCGTCTTATGGATACAATCATAGGGAATGAGGTATAATGTAGGCTTTCACGGTTCAACCGAGTACACTACACACACGTTTTATTACCTTCTATCTGTTATGACATTTCTGTAAGTATAGGTCTTGTGACAGATACGATCACTCACGTAAGGAgacgaaaatgaaaacattcgcaatagacaaaaaaaaatactgtgcAAAACTctaaacaaatttaatgatGATCTTCGATGGAGGAAGGGAAGACCTCATGGTTGGTTGGGTTAATATGGGCCGTGGAAACTATTCATAAATTACTTGTacagaaagaaaatgataagtGTAATTGTTGAGAGGGGACAAGTTAACTATTACAGATGTAAATTACAGTATGTACTATTTACACTGCCAACTGCTTTATAACATAAATGCAAATAGATGTGATTATACACCTTTTAGCAGGAAGAATTTATGTCCTATAAGTTTCCTTGAAAATGCCCATCATGAGGTGAAAATAAGCCAATATCTGAGTAAATCATGAATTGTTATATATTACTAAGATATCAGGTAATATATTATTTacagtatttatttaattttcttgttagAAAACACTACATGTTTAAGGCAATTAACAACTTGGGATATCAAGTTGTATCAAGATTTCAAGAAGGATATCTTCTGGATATCCAATGCTATCCACCGAGGGAAAATTCCACGTTAGGATAGGAAATGTCCCTTTTGGTAATGAACTAATTCTGTCAACCATCAATATGGGAGATGAAGCATGATCAGTTGATCACCTACTTAAAATtctttgtttttgaaataaatgtcaCAGGTGAAAATAAAAGTGCACTGTTAGCATGATACTGATTAAATTCAAACAGAACTACTGGATGTGTACATGGTAAGTGTCctttaaatttaacaatttcaaattaggGATTAAATTAACAATTTCAATTTAAGGATTAAGTGAACAATTCCATTCTAACAAATGGCAGTCCTAGAAACTTTAGTCAGATTAGCTCATTAACTACATGCAAACCACAGGCAACATTGGTTTAAACAAAACAGAtcttatttacaaataatttgtAACCAAACTCAGTATTTCACGTAGTACAATATCATTGCTTTTCGGGTTGGGCCCATTTACTTGGCTCTTTTCACATTGTGGGCGAGGAGCCCGGCCGGATACCATGAAATAGCACTGCTTTACGTATGACCCTGTATGTTAGTAACATCATGtgaaacatttacaagtttctGTCATGCAACTTGAGAGAGAAAGATGAATTATCAGAAAAATGATGTTtatcaaaatttccactcaTGTCTGCCTGTTTTGTCGTAACGAGAATCTGCGAATACAGCAACATGATTATTTTCTTCCTGTCTCCTCCACCAGAATCCCCTGAATAATAACATCTCAGGCACTTGGGTCTCTATTTAATCCAGCAACCTTCAAGATTGTTCCCGATTCCATCCTTGAGTACACACTCTAATGGTTTTATCAAGGACTTACATTACTGTGTCCATTTGACATTAGTTTACCTGTTTCCACAGCCTCTACTTCTAATATAGTTTGTCTCGGAGTCTGCCTGTGAGTGTTCCAACTTGCTAATCGTAAGCATAGAAAACAGGGAACCACCATGACTGTCGCGTTGGCCGGATCGCTTTTCGTGCAGGCTACTAATAAACAGAAGACTTGAAGGTAGGGAATGAGTAGAATGATGAGCCACCCCCAGAACGGTAACGAAAAAAGTTTCCGCTTGACCGATTGTTCCACCGTCAAAGAACTGGGATCTTTCTTGAGGTCCATTTCGTATTGGCTCATATGGGTTATGGCCAGGCTGTTGTATTGGTCACTGATTTCAAACATGTAATAAACGATGAGGAACGATAGCATCAGAAACAGCGCCACCAACAGCCACGAGATCCTCTGTCTGAAATTCATGGTCGTTAACCCTGGTCGATGCCTTCGTGACGGTTGCTTTGTAAAGACTCTACGACACCCAAGCCTGAAGACAGAAGAAACACACAAAAGAGAACAATGAACTAGTTAACCATCCCCGATTCTTATGTTTAGAAGCATGATGctcccttccctcaccccccccccccccgagtgtCTACATAGTTGTGTCAagatctatctgtctatcttgtatgagGAGATAGGTAAGTGAAGAAGCAAATTAAATCCATCCATTCACCTTGCCTTCTTCTTGACTGTGAACAAAATATATGTACAACAATTTATTTCGTTATTATTGCATCAACTGTATCTTATCAGAAATCAAATTTTAGCTGAAAATCTTGCAATTGGGAAATTCATTATTACCTACCTTGAAAATCTGTTGCAAATTTAATTACAAAACATCAAAGTGATGTTGCTTTTCATTTTGGtattaagttaatattaatcatcCTGTAGTCTTTAATTACTGTTTCCATGGTGTCACCATTGCATCACCATCACACATGTACAGGAGAGAACAGTACACACTACACACAGTAAGCTTTACACAGTATGCTTACAATTTCTTCCAAATCTACTTTAATCTACAATCTACAATAATTAACTATTGATTTTTATGACAAATTTAATAGCATTTGGCATTATGAAAAATTGACAGTTGATGTTTATGACAAATTTTATAGCATGtaccattgtgaaaaattcattaaaagtggGTGACATTTATCATTTA
This window contains:
- the LOC139970424 gene encoding lysosomal enzyme trafficking factor-like, with the protein product MNFRQRISWLLVALFLMLSFLIVYYMFEISDQYNSLAITHMSQYEMDLKKDPSSLTVEQSVKRKLFSLPFWGWLIILLIPYLQVFCLLVACTKSDPANATVMVVPCFLCLRLASWNTHRQTPRQTILEVEAVETGKLMSNGHSNVSP